The nucleotide sequence catcacctcaattTTTTTGTGGTCAgatatttgaaatttactttttgttattttgaaatatacagtacattattattgactgtagtcatccTGCTGTGCAATAGATTTCAAAACGCATTTCTCCTGTTTAACTGAATCTTTGCACCTGTGAACaacttcccattttttttctccccagcaACACAGCCTCCGGTAAACATCATTATACTGTCTACCTTTATGAGTTCAATTTTTAGACCTAAATTTAAATCCAAAAGCTGTAAAACTtctgtaaaataacaaaaagaatagaTATTTAGGTAACTTTGGATTTGGCAATTACTTTGTAGATACAACACTAAAGTACATAAAAGCACATTTTACCATGAAAGAAGATATTGGTATGACTTTGTtacaattaaaaacttttgctctgggAAAGGAAATATTAAGAGAATGGAGAAACAAGCCACAGacagggagaaaatacttgcaaaacacTTGTCTTGCATCCAGACCATTAAAAACcacttacaactcaacaataagaaatcaaacaacccaattagtaaataaacaaaatatgtaaaaaggcTCCCATCAGAGATGGCATATAGAAGGGGAAAAGTTTATGAAAAGATGTTCGCCCTCCCAGCGCTTTTCCCTCCCTGCGTCCGTCTCTCCCCAACACACCCTCCGCGGCAGCGAGAGTGGGAGCGGGTCAGGAGCGCTGGGCGGTGGCTATGACGCGCTGTCTCTCGGGAAAGGCGTGGGATTTAAGCGCATTGTAAGCCGTGGGTCCCGGGTAATCCCAAGAGGCTGCGCTTGGAGCCCAGACTGACCCGCCTCTCTCATGGTCCCGGCCCGCTGCCCTGCAGAGCCCGCCTTACTCTTCCTCTCCCCAGGCCTGCTGGCTGCGGCAGGCCTTGGCTCTCCGGATCCTGGTGGACCCACAAGGAGCTGCGTCCAGGAGGAGCCGCCGCCCGGGAACAAGCTGCCCGCGGGCCCTGGGGAGAACTGCCCGTCCGATGAGCTCGGTTGAGCGTGAGGCAGCGTCGAAATCAAGGACTCCTGGATGCTTTTCATGGCAGTGACGAAAGTTTaacaagaggaagagaagggctGCTGAAAGGTGCGGTGCCGCGGGGCCAGAGTGCGGGATCCTGAGCCCTGCATGCGCGTCCTCGCGGGGGCAGATCGCTGCGAGCCTCGCTCGGGTCCAGCCGCCTCCAGGGAGAACTAATGTCCACGAGACGCAGGGCGCGAGGACGGTGCTGGCCGCACCCCTGGTCCTGCAGCCGCGGAAGCCGCGCGAGGAGGCCGCCTTCCACTGCTGCCTGCGCCGGGACGGGTTGCTGCAGGGGTGCAGCTGCAGGAGCTCCGCGCCTGCTGCTTCTCCGACGCCAGGGCGCCGCCAGGATGGCAGGTGCAGGAGGCTGCGGCTGTGGGCAGATGCGGCTTCCAGCCCCAGGTCCCGGCGGCCCCTGGCTTCCCAGCCCGCTGTCCCGTGGGCAAGATGAAGAAAGCCACCCCATCAGCAGGTCAGCTGCCCCGCCTGGCAGCACAGCCGGACAAGGCAACCCGAAGTTCATCCTCTCTGAGGTGACTTCATGCGGGCAGCGGACCCGCGCCCAGGATGCTGGGGAGCCCTGTGCGCCGGAGGCCGGCCCCTGGGGCCCAGAGGCGCCACAGGGCGAGTAGGCACCCGCCTCCCAGCGATTTCACCCTCCGGCCCGCCCGGCCCGCGAGGTGTCCCAGTGGCTGCGGACAAGCCAGGCATTCTGCTCGGCGGCGGCTGCACAGGGGCGAGAACTGAGAACCCCGGATCAACCCCAATCGGGGTGACTGCAAGTGCCCATGCCAGCGACCCCGATCTCCCTCctgtggaggagtggggcgggagGCATGGCCGGGGGCCTCAGGCTGGGCGCGCTGGCGATCCCGAGGCAGACCAGGTCATGCACCTCCAGCCCGCCTGGGCACCCAAGCTACAGCCGGCTTCTGTGTGCAGGCAGCAGCTTCCAGGCAATCCCCGAGCCCGCCCGCACTCCCCGTATCTCAGAACCGGGGCCAGACGTCCCAGTGGCTGCGGCCAAGCCAGGCGGTCTGCCCTGCGGCGGCAGCACAGGCGCGGAAACCGGCCCTCAGCCCCATCCCCGGTGGCTGCAGAGGGCTCCCGGCTAGAGGTCCCGAGCTCGGGCAGAGCAGGAGCCGGCGGGGGCAGGGCCTGGCGGGCTCTCAGGCCAGGTGCACTCGCGATCCAGAGGCCGCCCAGGCCATGCTCCACCACCTGGGCGCCCAAGGTGCAGGCGCCCTCTACCTGCTGGCGACAGCTGCCTGGCAACTCCCAAGCTGGTTGGCGCTCCCAGCCTCGCAGAACCGGGGCTAGATGTCGCCGTGGCTGCGGCCAAGCCAGGCGTTCTGCCCCGCGGCGGCTGCGCCGGGGCGGGAACCAAACCCCAGCCCCATCCGCGGTGGCTGCGGAGGGTCCCCGTCAGCTGCCGCGATCTCTCTTCAGAGGAGGAGCCGGCGGGAGTCACGGCCAGCGGGCCCTCAGGCCAGAAGGGATGCACGCCTGCGATTCCGGGACCTCCCGCCCGAGCCCAGGAGAACCCGCAAGCCAGCGGCGCCTGCGCCCGAGCTGCAGCAGCCCCCTGCCGGCTATGCGGGCTTGGGAGCGGCTTCCGGAGTCCCGGCTTGCGCTGACCTGCAGGCGCGCGCCTAACGGCTTCGCGTGGCTCAGGGAGTCTGAGAGGTCTGAGCGCTGAGCTGCAGGCACGCGCCTAACGGCTTCGCGGGGCTCACTCGGTCTGAGAGGTCGCAGCGGGGAGCTGCAGGCAAGCGCCTAAAGGCTTTGCTGGGCTCACGCGGTCTGAGAGGTCTGAGCGCTGAGCTGCAGGCACGCGCCTAACGGCTTCGCGGGGCTCACTGGGTCTGAGAGGTCTGAGCGCTGAGTTGCAGGCACGCGCCTAACGGCTTCGCGGGCCTCACTGGGTCTGAGAGGTCTGAGCGCTGAGATGCAGGCACGCGCCTAACGGCTGCGCGGGGCTCACGCGGCCTGAGACGTCTGAGCGCTGAGCTGCAGGCACGCGCCTAACGGCTGCGC is from Macaca mulatta isolate MMU2019108-1 chromosome 15, T2T-MMU8v2.0, whole genome shotgun sequence and encodes:
- the LOC100427111 gene encoding uncharacterized protein LOC100427111, coding for MRAADPRPGCWGALCAGGRPLGPRGATGRVGTRLPAISPSGPPGPRGVPVAADKPGILLGGGCTGARTENPGSTPIGVTASAHASDPDLPPVEEWGGRHGRGPQAGRAGDPEADQVMHLQPAWAPKLQPASVCRQQLPGNPRARPHSPYLRTGARRPSGCGQARRSALRRQHRRGNRPSAPSPVAAEGSRLEVPSSGRAGAGGGRAWRALRPGALAIQRPPRPCSTTWAPKVQAPSTCWRQLPGNSQAGWRSQPRRTGARCRRGCGQARRSAPRRLRRGGNQTPAPSAVAAEGPRQLPRSLFRGGAGGSHGQRALRPEGMHACDSGTSRPSPGEPASQRRLRPSCSSPLPAMRAWERLPESRLALTCRRAPNGFAWLRESERSER